The genomic interval ACGCAGATCGCCGTCCCGACTCTGGTGCTGCGCAGCGGAGGGATGGACGCCCAGCATTTCGCCCGGGACATTCCCGGCAGCCAGGAAGCGGTCTACGACGGCGGAGGGCATCTGCTGCCGGAAGAGGCACCCGGCTGGGTGGCCGACCAGGTCCGCCAATTCCTGAGCACCCGCCTGGACGGTGGGCACGCCGGACAGAAGGAGCGATCGTGAGATATTTCGTGGCGCGGGGAGAAAACCGGCGTCTGGATCCGGATACTCGCAGGCCGTTGCGCGGTAGTTTCGTCGAATGCTCCGACGGCGTCACGCATTACGAGCTGACGGGTCCGGGCGACGGCCCGCTGGTGGTACTGGCGCCCGGCCTGACGGTTCCGCTGTTCTATTGGGACGGACTGGCCGGGGAATTGCACCGGCAAGGTTTCCGCACTCTGGCCTACAGCGCGTACGGGCGCGGCTATTCCGATCGGGTCCGCGCGGTCTACGATGACGCACTGTTCGTCCGCCAGCTGTCGGATCTGATTTCCCGGCTGGGTTTGACCGGGCCGTGGCACGTCATCGGCACGTCCATGGGTGCGGTGGTCGCGGCCGCCTTCGTCGAACAGCATGTCGAACAGACCGCCACCTTGACCCTCGCTGGTCCGGCAGGGCTCGAGCCACCTATGGCGGCGACGAAACTGCTGCGCCACCATCGGCTCAGCGCACTGGTCGGCCGATACCTGGGCGGTCGCCTGCTGCGCACACACCTGTCGCACAACGTGCGGGATCCGCAGCTGTCGGCGAGGCTGTCGGCGACCGTGAACGCCTGCTACGAGTTCGAAGGCTCGATCTACGCGCTGTTCGCGACGCTGGCCGACTTCCCCCTCACTGGACGGCAGGACCTCTATGCCCGAGTAGGCAGGCTGCCGGTGCCGTCGCTGTTGCTGTGGGGTGCTGACGATCGCGTCACCCCCATGGCCCGGATGGACCAGATGCGCCGCCTGCTCACTCCCACCCGCTGGCACGTCCTCGAAAGATGCGGACATATGGCGCCTTACGAACGGCCCGGAGAGGTCGCGGCCGAGTTCGATGCGTTCGCCCGCCGTGCGGGACAGGCGGTGCGGTGATGGCCGCCGACCGCGTGGACGTGCTCATCGCCGGGGCGGGCCCCACCGGTACGGCGCTGGCGATAGATCTGGCCCGGCGCGGACTGTCGGTGCGGATCCTCGACCAGGCCGAGCACGCCTTCGCCGGTTCGCGTGCCAAAGGCATCCAGCCTCGCAGCCTCGAGGTACTCGACGACCTCGGTGTGCTCGATGACATCCTGGCCGGCGGCTCCGGTTATCCGCTGATGGGAATCCACCTGGGCCCCTTCACGATTCCGTGGCGCATGCAAGCACAGCACGATGCGTCGACCGAGATCCCCTACCCGAATACCTGGCTGATACCGCAGCACCGCACCGACGCCGCGCTGCACGCCCGGCTGGAAACTCTGGGCCGCGGTGTCGAATTCGGCCGCGAACTGATCGCTTTCGAACAGGACGCCGACCGGGTGGTGGCCACGGTGAGACATGCCCGAGGGACGGAGGAGATCACCGCGCGCTACCTCGTCGGTGCCGACGGCGGTTCGAGCACGGTCCGCAAGGGACTGGGGATCGGCTTCTCGGGGTCCACCGACGAGGCGGATCGGATTCTGCTCGTCGATGCCGAGGTGTCGGGGTTGCGCCGCGACCGCTGGCACGTCTGGCCCGCGCCCGGTGGCCGGTTCGTCGGCGCCTGTCCGCTGCCACACTCCGGCCGGTTCCAGTGGATGATCCGCCTGCGTCCGGACGAGGACCCGCCGTCGGACGAAGCAGCCGTCCTGGCACGGATCCGCGCGCAGACCGGCGACGAGCGAATCCGGTTGTCCGCCATCGCATGGACATCGGTGTTCCGGCCCAACATCCGCATGGCCGACCGCTACCGATCCGGCCGCGTGTTCATCGCCGGTGACGCTGCCCATGTGCATACCCCGGCGGGCGCGCAGGGACTCAACACCGGGCTCCAGGACGCCTACAACCTCGGCTGGAAACTCGGGCAGGTGCTGGCCGGCGCCTCTGAGGCTCTGCTGGACAGCTATGAGGCCGAACGACTTCCGATCGCGGCCGGCGTGCTGAACTTGTCGACGGGTAAGTACGAAGGGCTCGGCAAGCTCGATCCCTCCAGCATCAAACGCGGCAAGGATGAAAGCCAGCTCGCGATCTCTTACCACGGTGGCCCGCTGGCCTCCCACGATGCCCAACACACGGCCACCCTCCGGGTCGGAGACCGAGCACCGGACGCGAAACTGCTCAGCGCCGTGGGCGGGCCACAGCGATTGTTCGACATCATGCGGGGCCCGCATTTCACCGTCATCGGCTATGGCGCCGAGGCGGCCGCCGAACTGACGGCGTTGCGCTGGCCCGAATCCGGCGCCGCGCTGTGCCGAGTGGCCGTGGACGCGGGACCCGCCGCAGACGCCGATGTGATCCTCGCCGACATCGGCGGTGGTTTCGCGCGCAGCTACGGTGTCGCGGGTCCGGCGCTGCTCGTGATCCGCCCGGACGGTTACCTCGCTTCGATCGCGATCGGCGACGATCGCGTAGGCATCACCCAGGCCGCGGCGCGCGGCATGCTACCGACCCGCACGCGGGGAGCCTCGATGTCCGGTCGCGCTCGCCGGAAGTCGGAAGGTAGCGAATGAGCCGAATCCTGTTGCGCGGGGCGCAGGTGGTGACGATGTCACCGCAC from Nocardia wallacei carries:
- a CDS encoding alpha/beta fold hydrolase, with the protein product MRYFVARGENRRLDPDTRRPLRGSFVECSDGVTHYELTGPGDGPLVVLAPGLTVPLFYWDGLAGELHRQGFRTLAYSAYGRGYSDRVRAVYDDALFVRQLSDLISRLGLTGPWHVIGTSMGAVVAAAFVEQHVEQTATLTLAGPAGLEPPMAATKLLRHHRLSALVGRYLGGRLLRTHLSHNVRDPQLSARLSATVNACYEFEGSIYALFATLADFPLTGRQDLYARVGRLPVPSLLLWGADDRVTPMARMDQMRRLLTPTRWHVLERCGHMAPYERPGEVAAEFDAFARRAGQAVR
- a CDS encoding FAD-dependent monooxygenase, with product MAADRVDVLIAGAGPTGTALAIDLARRGLSVRILDQAEHAFAGSRAKGIQPRSLEVLDDLGVLDDILAGGSGYPLMGIHLGPFTIPWRMQAQHDASTEIPYPNTWLIPQHRTDAALHARLETLGRGVEFGRELIAFEQDADRVVATVRHARGTEEITARYLVGADGGSSTVRKGLGIGFSGSTDEADRILLVDAEVSGLRRDRWHVWPAPGGRFVGACPLPHSGRFQWMIRLRPDEDPPSDEAAVLARIRAQTGDERIRLSAIAWTSVFRPNIRMADRYRSGRVFIAGDAAHVHTPAGAQGLNTGLQDAYNLGWKLGQVLAGASEALLDSYEAERLPIAAGVLNLSTGKYEGLGKLDPSSIKRGKDESQLAISYHGGPLASHDAQHTATLRVGDRAPDAKLLSAVGGPQRLFDIMRGPHFTVIGYGAEAAAELTALRWPESGAALCRVAVDAGPAADADVILADIGGGFARSYGVAGPALLVIRPDGYLASIAIGDDRVGITQAAARGMLPTRTRGASMSGRARRKSEGSE